A segment of the Mercurialis annua linkage group LG4, ddMerAnnu1.2, whole genome shotgun sequence genome:
gacaaagatagtgggaggccattttgataaagaccaaatcattatggttaaatatataaaataacatgaatactaattagagatctttgctgtctaagggataatagattaaatagaatcctttcaagtgacattcacgatagtaatcggctagtggtttaaaatcaatttttgattgattaagatatttagatgcctccaaggctattacggaaaagaaatgcacatcggttaacaaagaaaaatgttttcatttgttaagatgtaggacagtataagtcattgccggaaatatttggaatatttaaaatgcggttcggtcaataaaagaaattgtttcttttgtcaaaccgaaagacattgaaatggaaattacattaagtattgtgaatacttaaagggcaataacgagaggaacgacaattccatcaagaatgtgtctatctcgtattccaatgtcaattgctcatttaaaagcttgggtattgaataTCGATgttaattctcacatttgtttatcttttacggatttagtaaaagtaagaaagaaaggaaaaagatgaagtaatcttaaatctcgggaatgacgcaagcgttgcgacaagagctataggatcaacttcaattttcttaaataaacataagttatacttaaacaagttttttgtacttacccaatatatatagaaatatcatatccgaatttgtatgacaaatttggtagttgattttctatttacaaaggatgtttgtagtattatgtttgataatacgaagttgggtatggatatgtacaaaatgttcttcaTGACTTgtataaagatgtttaatgcaaaagatgttttggaaattaataccataagttatcaaacttctaaacaactttggcatttataattaggacatattgcaaaagatagacataacaagttagataggatgggaatcttgagcaatcaagattttacatctcttccgatttgtgagtcgtatcttaaaggcaacatggcttGATTATtatttgtgggacaaagagttagagctaaagccgtttaagagatcatacatagtgatgcaTATGGTAcatttaaagaaacggaccaaggtagatacttatacttcattttctatatcgatgatttatcacgatatagttaagtttgtctatgaagaacaaacatgaagattttgaaatgttcaaatgacttcaagaataaagtagaaaaccaaattggaaaaggtattaatactttatgatgtgatcgaaaagggaagaatacgtGAGTACataatttggtatgttcctaaaaggaatgtggtattatttttcaacttactccttgggaacaccatggttgaatggtgcgtctgtcaagaaggacgtatcgtacattgtgggaaatgatacgatcaataatgagctatatattgacttatccatctcttatagggtcaagcacttcttaccgctaataaaattctaaattaaattccaactaaatttgcaccatagataccttatgagatatggtatgaaatcaagtcttaaggatgttaagatttgagggtgttcatAACATATttggaaactgatatccgataaatttggaatcaaaatcaatcatggaaaggttatgttggatatcctaaagacattttaggatattgtttctatattcgaaccgaacaaataatcgttgtttatcggtgctagtctttcttaataaagcgtttattcaagatggacactaagaaaggaatatagaattagatgaggagtcatctagttaccaacaaaataatgaatcaatgaagattgatcaaacccactaaaagccggagttagtaaaagatgtatctacattaacaactcgaatattaagtagagtatctcgtccaccggagagagatggttttcccgcatgataaacaagatttgtttagtcatggagtaaaagatcaagtgttgatccctctacttatgaggaaactatatctgatatagattcttcaaaattggtttgaaggaataaaatctaaaatggattccatataaagaaaccaaattttaggagctagtcgatccatccaaaggtattataccaataaggtttaaatggatcttcaagtataaaattggtagtaatggaaaggtggagacctttaaagctaggcatgttgcaaaagagttttgctagaggcaagaagttgtattgtgaatacactttatcgccggtagccatgttTAAGTCCAttaagatttttcttaccaaggctacacattcagattttgtggtttgacatatggatgtaagaaccacattccttaatggttaaattaaggagtatatctatatggaataagtcgaggattttgaatctggagaaggttccaaggcgtgtaagctaaaatgatccctagtggatggaaagaaagctttgagtttcgtcgtcttgataaatccgtaaggagttatgaatttattaaaaacgatgataaacccaatgtttacaagaaggttagtgggagcagattcactttcatgatcttgtatgtagataacttattactaataaataataatatcgaaATGTtagcttttgtaaaactttggtttatctaatacgtactccatcaaagacctaggagaggtagcctaaattctcagtattagactctatagagatagatctaagagaataattggtttctcataaaggctcttcttagaaaagatattgaagtagttcaatatggaagttctaagagaggattgatactagttaggcataaaattcttctttcaaagggagtgtcttccgaaacttctgaagaaagaaagaatctagcaaagataccataagattcggcaattggtagtctgaggtatgtgttgccacatacaaagctagaaattgtctatgcggttagtgggactaatcggttttaatccaatctatgttgagaacattggatggttgttaaaggtatctttaagtacttttatagaactaaagatatggtattaacaaatggagaacgagatttttaagtagaccgttttacagattctgattaataaacagatatggataatagagagtctatctccagattcatatttatctataatgaaggagtagtgagctagaagtgttctaagcaagaatcaactccatactccattatagaagccgagtatatgatgacatgagatgtcgtaatagaaggtgtttggataaattagtgtaactgaactaagtacggttttcttccattaagtcgaaagttcctcttttctgcgaccacaatggtgctactgccctagcaaaagaaaccgggtctcacaacttatccgaacataaggaaaggcattatcatattatctaatgaaattgttggaaagagaaaattgtttctctaaaagatagcattagccaataacacggctaacccactgacaaagcccatgacttggagtcattaaggtatacatgacttagagtcattaaggtttacatgacttagagtcattaatatttacatcttgtgaagatggggcttagatatagttgtcaatggcactagtgcaagtgggagattgttagtagtatatgccctagggccatttgatcgtgtatatttgtagaattaatcccaatggcaaagatatatatgttctatttgaactaagtgtctcatcaactaagtgttcatgtattacgtattgtccttatcacattgtgatagaatctattcttaaggtgttaagaatatgagtgacagattctattatacaagtgatctaaataaccgttcatgatcgatggggtcctgcgaataagggcatcgcattatcccgaaaagattgtcacctctatttattctcctgattagtaaagagttgctaattataggaagtagtgagtctcataatacttgatggggatcagaataaacatgtggacactcaaggtgttgagtaagtcgaacaagtgacgctagatgacttatacatggtaattcattaaagtcaatttaatgtcatctagttcataattgtacatatgtcctttgacttgcggtgacactatcttgtatataggtgattagagtttgatactccttaaccctagatctttcatgagctagggccgcgggatgtgttagctctagttagttgtatatggagataggggtttaacctagaaaggattcatcactctggatgaacggagacaagattatatgctatctcaaattgttcttgatggatgataaaacctgcgcaagtgtatatgacttacatagaaagttgtttctagtggaagtcatatttatcaagaattagaactgagagatgaggtcatataaacaagacatacagtgtttgacttaaccgtgacactagtcgagattggaatcttagatgaagggaattttgagtgtacggtaattatgaacattggttcaaaaagaatgcatcgaaacattcatctctatttgggggtcgtgatatgttggtagacgtcactctcgatctacgagaattaataattaaaaggggtttaattatttaatataagaaaggcgtttcttatgtctctcgttgccatgtagatgtgaacctagttagttacagacaatagagtgtgcaaccgattgagtttacgaaagatcaatttcatatggatactagcatatctcggaaattaatctaagatgaaaaacaagtacaaattagggactaatttgtaagagttataaattagtaggaacttaattgtactatgtccaagttaattagggactaatttataggagtaataaattagtaggaacctaattatattttaaccatgttttatcattaaaaggcttaagtaattaattattgtaattaatgatacttaaatcattaatcataagctaatggaatgatgatgtcatggtaaTGATGTAATGaaataagcttatgtcatatatgtgatgtcatatgatgacatcacctatatgataccaccacatgaaaggtgtcatgtggtggcaacacctttgcttggtgtgtgacacctagcatgcaaggtgttgcattcttaagacatgctctagcctataaatagagcatgtccttactCATTTCAATACACCACataacacacatctcactacaaagttgtagagagaaaaagcacttgaaggagttcaagtagtcatcaatcacgggaaaaacttggcgacgttttccATACATCTGAGCAAGGTAgggatcgcggcgagagtttgagcttatgGCTGCTtgacaagaggaactcttgcagattacttcaaggcgaggattcaatcggacgcatactcgtgtggacgagcttgaggtcaccgtactttcgggactacaagaatcgttggagaatcgacataggtattcttcttatgattcctagatgcgtgctttaattactaaatgatacgacgatccatttgctgttgatatgatcaactttaggatccggattgttggaattttgattttgaattgaaatatatgatctgAACCCGCGCCTCACGCTGCGCAAAAAATCCCCTCGTTCAGTAATTGCATATGGTGATTTAAGCATTTTGCCATTATATGTGTACAACAACACGTTTAATAAAGGGAAAAAACTGTCGAGATGGAAGAGAGTTGTGGCTATGGTGGCGATGATGAGCTTGGTATGGAGGCGGTGGGGGCGGTGAGTGTGGCGGGGGTGTGAGAGTGGCCGTGGTTAGTGTCGTTATGGTTGCAGTGATGGAGTTTTCTCCTTTGGAGAAAGGAAAGTGCAAATTGTGACGTGGcactatttaattttattatataaactaatttttgTAGTTAACGGTGACTTTAAATAGTTAACAGGTTTTTTTGCCAGTTAACGGCAAGTGGTATCCAATCGCCAAAAAAGGGTATCAAAATCGCGAAAATGGCAAGTAGAGGGACTGATAGGataacatttttgaaataagGACCTTATGAATAAAAGTGGTATAGTTGTGGGGCTTTAATATGGGTTTGGCCTTTATATTTCCGTGACGTTTCAAACCTGCGAAATACAataattacattttattttagatcacacctaattaaaacttaataaaagtatatatatcaaaaataaaatatcaaagtatacatataatatcgtttaaaacaaaattgtATTCATAAACAAAACTAACAGGACACTACAAATCTGTATTGTCGCCACCGTTTGGCGGGGGAGGCGAAAACTGTGGCTGATACTGTGGAGGGAGATTTGGCATCATCCTTGCAATCTCATCACGGATCATATGTGCCATGCTCGCCTGTTGCGCCGCCAACCGCTCCTCAACATGCCGAAGGCCCTCCTGGATGCCAGCCTGCACacggcgctcgacctcctcATCCGCCTACTGTGATGTCCTTGAAGAGCTACCTTGCTGCAGCCTGATACTCGGGCCTGCATACCTGCTTCTAGTCGAACCCAGGCCGTACACCTGGtgcttcttgttgacgccctcgataTCCAAAAATAGATGCGTCTCATCCACAAGACTCGAGGAGATACCCTCCTCGATCGGCGACTGTGTCGCAGCAGCAAGCCTCTCGGCGATGGCGACCTACGTACAAAACAGTAACAAAACATATCAGTTTAggtttataacaaataaaaaaacataacactttacaaataattttaattattcagGAAATTTCGGCAACATTTCCTCTGTAATATGAgaatcacccatttttcagggaagtcctgcaagcaaattacaatatataaccCAACCAACCAAATATTAAGTTCTAATTACACAAATGTTAAGCCTACACAACCTATACAGTTTAACACTTAAGCTATTTAACAGGTATAATATATTCAACACTTAAGCATATATACACaacttatagaattttaatatGATAAGGACTTACAGTCATGTCGTGAGCCCTCTTGTCGACCAGTTTCTTCTCAGCCTTCGTGGAGTGAAGGCGACTGTACAGCTCTGTCGCAGTCGGCTTCCGGCCGAGCTCCTTAGCCTAtcagaaaaatacaatttaattaagtatgaaaataaaacaaacacgttatttaagtaatttaattacTGATTAGAAACAAACCATCACATCCATATGCTTGATAGCGGAGCGAGATTCCCCGGTATGGCGGACAAGTCCAGAACCGGCGCCCGGCGGCTCACTCATCCGGTTTGCTCGGGCTGTCTCTGACTTCTTTTTCTCCTTCTCTGTGTCCCAAAATGCATTCCAGGCATCCCAGATCTCATGGTTCACAGATGTATGCTTCTTTTCCTCTTTCCTCATCTTCTGGATGTTGTCTTTATAGCGGGTGGCTGCATGGGCCATGAAGACCTATCTGATGACCTCCTCGTTGTACGACGAGTCATCCCACCAGAACGTTTTCTAGAAACAGTAATAACATGAGCTTTGAGTtagaattttcataaatatcaaaacttaaataaattaaactgaaaatttaattacctgAAATTCCTGAAAATAGAACTCCCTCTGGTCCGCTGTCAGAAAGCGCCATGCTGATCTAGTCTCAAACCAGCACTGCTTGAAAATATCCCGGATAGCCCGAGAAACTGGCCCAGAGTCTAGCAACAATGTCCTGTGATTTTAGAAGCATAATTTACCTTACATACATATTAATTCCATATTACAATTCacacaaattacaaaaattgtAATCATACCTGCTAGGGTCCGGGCGAACCATCGCCCTACCCCGGTTGTCCAGAATAGCCGGGGGCTCGCCTGCCTCACGCTCCTATAAAGGCTGAACAGGTCCTCCGGCCTCCTCACGATGCTGCTCCGCATCGCCAATAACATGCTCGGTAGGGTCCCCCCCGTCCTCGGCCTGATCCTCGGTCTGATCCTCGACCTGAGCCTCGACCCCTCATACCTGCACTAAATGTCAAGTTAATTGTTTCAAAACTAGACAACATATTATAACAATACATATGTGAAACATATaattaagaaatataaattCACTTTCAAATAGTACACctgaataatataattatgaaacataattataattaagaaacatgctaatacataaaatatactctAAACTACTAAAGTTCTTCAATTGcatcttcgtctgatgaggatgcgaTAAAATCATATTTTGTTTCTTCAGGAGGCACGAACAACGCATCTTCTTCAGCTTCTCCATTTTCATCAGCCAAATATGTCGAATTGTCATCCGTTGCAACAatgagaggattttcttctatcACATCTTGAAAAGACGAGATAATTCCctcgggcatgtcaagttcGGATGTTGCCTTTATcctgcaaactgcccaccaatttaatTTATCCTTCATTTACTCGGATATGGCAGGTAATGAACCTGATCGGCCTATTCGGCTAAGATGAACGGTTCATACTTACTGTATCTCTTTCTGTTATTAATATCcaccatgttgtattttttgttactcACTGTGCCAGAATTTTACGCTGGGTCGAACCAATAAGATTTAAATAAGACAGTCGTCTTCATTGGAAGCGACGGATAGTCTAGCTCAATTATGTGTGTCAgaactccataaaagtcattttcgctGTCGACATATTGAATTCCCTTCACGCAGACTCCATTATTCATCATAAGTTGTTCCTCCCCATACGCTTGAGTCTGAAACTTGAATCCGTTTACACGGTACCCCTTAAATGTTCTAACTGATCTACGAGGTCCTTTAGTGAGAATAAGAATGAAGGGATTTGTACAGACAGTTGGATTTTGCACCTGTAGCGTAAAAGTGTATTATAAATCGgaacttttaattaaaagaattgaaatatattctgaaaaatacttacatattgttgAAACCAGTAGGCAAAGTCACTCTCGAACTTTACTTCAATTTGCGATGTGCTGATTTCAGGGTTTCCTCTGCGCAACTCGCCTTCGAAAACCCTTTAGTtaagaagaaaacaataattagaagCTGAATAATCATTGTTAATTACATTGACAACTGTATTAAAGCTTACTctctgtaattttcaatttctgaacaATTCAACAGAACATATGTCCGGGCAGCAACAATCTCAGGATCTTCAAGATATCTCTTGCGGCAAGCACCCACTGATTGCCCTTGCGGCTTGAAAATAGATAGTCTGTCAACATCGTCGTCGACTTCAATGTCACAAACTTCATTCCTTTGCGGCCGCTCAGGTATCATTGGGTCACCTTCTAAAAAGTAATAAGCTGCAAATtttgcggtttcttcattcAAGTATCCATTACTGATGCTTCCTTCCACCTTCCCTTTAttgcagattttttttttcagttttctcaAATATCTGATTCCACATGCCATACTTAATAAACATTACATGTTAATATACTGATACACAGAATTGAGAAACTTCAGTGatattacctttcaaatggatacatccagTGATACTGAACCAgacctgccatcatagcttcgtacgGAAGATGTACGGGTAGATGTTCCATGGAGTCAAAAAAATTGGGGGGAAAAATACGTTCCAGCTTGCATAATATCTTTGGGATTTCCAGCCTCATACGATTTAGATCTTTCTTTGTTAGAGACGTGGAGGTTAACTCACGAAAGAAGATACTCAGCTCTGTTAACGGCTCCCACACTTCCTTCGATAATAGCTCACGGAGAGCGATTGGCAGAAATCTTTGTATAAAAATGTGGCAGtcgtgacttttcattccatgcattttcagaCCGACTGTATCGACACATCTGGACAAGTTGGACGCATAGCCATCTGGAAACCTTATTAACTTAATCCACTCAAGTTAAGCTTTTTTCCGtccctgtccaaagcatacatcGCCTTAGGAAATCTCCCAGTAACCGGGTCTTTTGCTAACTCAGGCCGATCACATATGTCATTCAACTCTTCTctagattttgcatggtcttttgttttcccgggAAAATTTAGTACAATATTGCAAATGTTGTCGAATACgtttttctcaatgtgcatgacatcAAGATTGTGACGAATGAGATTCGTTTTCCAATACGGAAAATCCCAGAAAatgctttttttattccaaccatAATCTGTCGACTTCGCCGCATTATTTGTCTCAACCCCAATTTTATATGCCTTCATAAACCCCAACCGGTCCACCTCTGCCAACAATTTTTCTTCGGTTTTCGGCTGTCCGAATACTTTATTTAAGCTTTTTCCTTTTTGGAAATCAGTAGTATTACGACGGTACATATGACCACGAGGCAAGAACTTTCTGTGGCAATTAAACCACGACTTTTTTCTACTCCCTTTAAGCGTGAAAGCAGCTGTATTTTCCATGCAGTGTGGGCAAGCAAGTCTCCCAGATGTGCTCCAGCCAGATAACATAGAATAAGCGGGAAAATCATTAATCGTCCACATAAGTGCCGCTTTCATTTGGAAATTTTGTCGCCTGTGAACGTCATATGTTTCGACTCCAAATTCCCACAGGTGGTTCAGCTCATCTGTCAACGGCTGCAGAAAAATATCCATTTGGTGTTTAGGATTTCGAGGCCCAGGGAcaataacagttaaaaacatgaactcatctttCATACACATCCCTGGGGGGAGATAATAGGGTGTCAAAATTACTGGCCATGATGAATAATTCTGCCCGAAGGCCCCAAATGGTTGAAACACATCAGTACACAGGCCTAGTCTGATATTTCGAACTTCTTCTAAAAACTCTGTATGCAATTCACTGAAATGTTTCCATTCCGGGGAGTCTGACGGGTCACACATCTTTCCATCAAACATTTCGTGTTAtgcgtgccacgtcatatgcttgGCGGTGGCTTTAGAAGCGTACATTCTCTGTAGTCTTGcagttataggaaaataaaacattctTCAATAAGGGACGTTAACTCGTCTTTTCACAGAATTTCCTTTAGGGGGCGGTTTCCACCATTCGTGATTGCAAATTTTGCATCGCGTTAAATCCGCGTCTGACCCCCAGTAAAT
Coding sequences within it:
- the LOC126678246 gene encoding uncharacterized protein LOC126678246 encodes the protein MFDGKMCDPSDSPEWKHFSELHTEFLEEVRNIRLGLCTDVFQPFGAFGQNYSSWPVILTPYYLPPGMCMKDEFMFLTVIVPGPRNPKHQMDIFLQPLTDELNHLWEFGVETYDVHRRQNFQMKAALMWTINDFPAYSMLSGWSTSGRLACPHCMENTAAFTLKGSRKKSWFNCHRKFLPRGHMYRRNTTDFQKGKSLNKVFGQPKTEEKLLAEVDRLGFMKAYKIGVETNNAAKSTDYGWNKKSIFWDFPYWKTNLIRHNLDVMHIEKNVFDNICNIVLNFPGKTKDHAKSREELNDICDRPELAKDPVTGRFPKAICVDTVGLKMHGMKSHDCHIFIQRFLPIALRELLSKEVWEPLTELSIFFRELTSTSLTKKDLNRMRLEIPKILCKLERIFPPNFFDSMEHLPVHLPYEAMMAGLVQYHWMYPFERYLRKLKKKICNKGKVEGSISNGYLNEETAKFAAYYFLEGDPMIPERPQRNEVCDIEVDDDVDRLSIFKPQGQSVGACRKRYLEDPEIVAARTYVLLNCSEIENYREVFEGELRRGNPEISTSQIEVKFESDFAYWFQQYVQNPTVCTNPFILILTKGPRRSVRTFKGYRVNGFKFQTQAYGEEQLMMNNGVCVKGIQYVDSENDFYGVLTHIIELDYPSLPMKTTVLFKSYWFDPA